One window of Streptomyces sp. FIT100 genomic DNA carries:
- a CDS encoding TIGR03086 family metal-binding protein, whose translation MDNRLLDRHAEALALFTERVHAVRPEQWDAPTPCEDWSVRDLVNHLTAEQLWVPPLVREGRTLADVGDAFDGDVLGEHPAVAWDRAASAAKAAMSEPGALDRTVPLSYGESGVAAYCAQMVADMTVHAWDLSRGIGADETLPDALVDFTAREVAPYAADLVKSGLFATAVQPPAGADPQTKLLCLLGRDPSAGR comes from the coding sequence ATGGACAATCGGCTTCTGGATCGGCACGCCGAGGCGCTCGCCCTCTTCACCGAGCGCGTGCACGCCGTACGGCCCGAGCAGTGGGACGCCCCCACGCCCTGCGAGGACTGGTCCGTCCGCGACCTCGTGAACCACCTGACCGCCGAGCAGCTCTGGGTGCCGCCCCTGGTGCGCGAGGGCAGGACCCTCGCCGACGTGGGCGACGCCTTCGACGGCGACGTGCTCGGGGAGCACCCCGCCGTCGCCTGGGACCGCGCCGCCTCCGCCGCGAAGGCGGCCATGAGCGAGCCGGGCGCGCTGGACCGCACGGTGCCGCTGTCGTACGGCGAGAGCGGCGTGGCCGCCTACTGCGCGCAGATGGTGGCCGACATGACGGTGCACGCGTGGGACCTGTCGCGGGGCATCGGCGCGGACGAGACACTCCCGGACGCGCTCGTCGACTTCACCGCCCGCGAGGTGGCGCCGTACGCGGCCGATCTCGTGAAGAGCGGGCTGTTCGCGACCGCCGTGCAGCCGCCGGCGGGCGCGGACCCGCAGACGAAGCTGCTCTGCCTGCTCGGACGGGATCCGTCGGCAGGGCGCTGA
- a CDS encoding aminotransferase class I/II-fold pyridoxal phosphate-dependent enzyme, protein MERTDPEGHGPVRYGPPAPEPGLPVLPELADVLAAAAGRTSTPEPPGGGLVLREAAAGYWWRRGLRSRPEEVAAAPGAQPLLLALLAAHGGDVLMPRPCPAWWTPQARLLGRPAYHVPTPAECGGVPDPYALLETVRRVRAEGGTPHLLLLSVADDPTATVAPPELVREACEAAVGEGLHIVSDETWRDTLHRPHERVLLSPAEMCPDDVTVLSDLSGALAPPAWPVAVARFPATEGATVRRARVLDILTALGAFVAGPVAVAAAHALGEPAPVTTRSARAAALHGQVAAAAHRAVLSAGALARPPQAGRHLYADLGPLRGRLAARGVTDSMELEDYLSVSLGSPSPGGHRFGDELGALRVRLGTAALLGTTPEERLQSLASDQPLELPHVARSLDSFASAFDELR, encoded by the coding sequence ATGGAGCGGACCGATCCGGAGGGCCACGGTCCGGTCCGTTACGGCCCGCCCGCCCCGGAGCCGGGGCTCCCCGTGCTGCCCGAGCTCGCCGACGTACTCGCGGCCGCCGCCGGGCGTACGTCGACGCCGGAGCCGCCCGGCGGAGGACTCGTCCTGCGGGAGGCGGCCGCGGGCTACTGGTGGCGGCGCGGACTGCGCAGCCGCCCCGAGGAGGTCGCCGCAGCGCCGGGCGCGCAGCCGCTGCTGCTCGCCCTGCTCGCCGCGCACGGCGGCGATGTGCTGATGCCGCGGCCGTGCCCCGCCTGGTGGACACCGCAGGCCCGGCTCCTCGGCCGCCCGGCCTACCACGTGCCGACGCCCGCGGAGTGCGGCGGCGTGCCGGATCCGTACGCGCTGCTGGAGACGGTGCGCAGAGTGCGGGCAGAAGGCGGCACTCCGCATCTGCTGCTGCTGTCCGTCGCCGACGACCCGACCGCCACCGTCGCGCCGCCCGAGCTCGTACGGGAGGCGTGCGAGGCGGCCGTCGGCGAGGGCCTGCACATCGTCAGCGACGAGACCTGGCGGGACACGCTGCACCGGCCGCACGAGCGGGTGCTGCTGAGCCCCGCCGAGATGTGCCCCGACGACGTGACCGTCCTCAGCGACCTGTCGGGCGCGCTCGCCCCTCCGGCCTGGCCGGTGGCGGTCGCCCGCTTCCCCGCGACGGAGGGCGCGACGGTACGGAGGGCGAGGGTCCTCGACATCCTCACCGCGCTCGGGGCGTTCGTGGCCGGGCCGGTCGCGGTCGCCGCCGCGCACGCCCTCGGGGAACCCGCGCCGGTCACCACGAGGTCCGCTCGCGCTGCCGCCCTGCACGGTCAGGTCGCGGCGGCGGCCCACCGTGCGGTCCTCTCCGCCGGTGCGCTCGCCCGCCCCCCGCAGGCGGGCCGTCATCTGTACGCCGACCTCGGCCCGCTGCGCGGCCGCCTCGCGGCGCGCGGTGTCACCGACTCCATGGAGCTGGAGGACTACCTCAGCGTCAGCCTGGGCAGCCCGTCCCCCGGGGGCCACCGCTTCGGCGACGAACTCGGCGCCCTCCGCGTCCGGCTCGGCACGGCCGCGCTGCTCGGCACCACGCCGGAGGAGCGCCTCCAGTCCCTCGCATCGGACCAGCCCCTGGAACTGCCCCATGTGGCCCGTTCCCTCGACTCCTTCGCATCGGCCTTCGACGAACTCCGCTGA
- a CDS encoding MBL fold metallo-hydrolase, whose amino-acid sequence MTDHTEPPPPRPSTTPPRPSTTSVPSPGGAGTPVVGLPVRAGTAGPQAEAPGAPHPAQSAQSAQSAPVAPVPPAQPRPFGPGRRWPRSFAGRLTAPLPGVRAMARLAREGALRPAAAGLADIPQLPFAPGPLPAAEPGTVAVTWAGHASWVVAIGGLTVLTDPVWSRRILGTPARLTPVGVRWEDLPPVDAVVISHNHYDHLDAPTIARLPRRTPLFVPGGLGRWFRRRRFTRVTELDWWEAAELPAPGGGAVRFDFVPAHHWSKRTLTDSCRSLWGGWIIGDQQGRRVHFAGDTGYGHWFKEIGRRYQAIDLTLLPIGAYAPRWWLSTVHTDPEEAVQAFTDLGARNMAPMHWATFVLSAEPVLEPLQRLLAAWEYTGLPRERLWDLPVGGSRVLPVA is encoded by the coding sequence ATGACGGACCACACGGAGCCGCCCCCGCCCCGCCCCTCCACCACCCCGCCCCGCCCCTCGACCACCTCAGTGCCGTCCCCCGGCGGTGCGGGCACCCCGGTTGTCGGCCTGCCCGTCCGCGCGGGTACGGCAGGGCCCCAGGCCGAGGCCCCGGGCGCGCCGCACCCCGCGCAGTCCGCCCAGTCCGCCCAGTCCGCGCCGGTCGCACCGGTGCCGCCCGCGCAACCGCGGCCCTTCGGGCCCGGCCGGCGGTGGCCGCGGTCGTTCGCCGGGCGGCTCACCGCGCCGTTGCCCGGTGTGAGGGCGATGGCCAGGCTGGCCAGGGAAGGCGCGTTGCGGCCCGCGGCAGCGGGGCTCGCGGACATTCCGCAGCTGCCGTTCGCGCCGGGGCCGCTGCCCGCCGCCGAGCCGGGCACCGTCGCCGTCACCTGGGCCGGGCACGCCAGCTGGGTGGTCGCCATCGGCGGGCTGACCGTGCTCACCGACCCCGTGTGGTCCCGCAGGATCCTCGGCACACCGGCCCGGCTGACCCCCGTCGGGGTCCGCTGGGAGGACCTCCCGCCCGTCGACGCCGTGGTGATCAGCCACAACCACTACGACCACCTCGACGCCCCCACCATCGCCCGACTCCCGCGCCGCACCCCGCTCTTCGTCCCGGGCGGGCTCGGACGCTGGTTCCGGCGGCGCCGGTTCACCCGGGTGACGGAGCTCGACTGGTGGGAGGCGGCCGAGCTGCCCGCCCCCGGCGGGGGAGCGGTGCGGTTCGACTTCGTACCCGCACACCACTGGTCCAAGCGCACCCTCACCGACAGCTGCCGCTCGCTCTGGGGCGGCTGGATCATCGGCGACCAGCAGGGCCGGCGGGTGCATTTCGCCGGCGACACCGGATACGGGCACTGGTTCAAGGAGATCGGGCGCCGCTACCAGGCCATCGATCTGACGCTGCTGCCGATCGGGGCGTACGCACCGCGCTGGTGGCTCAGCACCGTGCACACCGACCCCGAGGAGGCCGTGCAGGCGTTCACGGACCTCGGCGCCCGGAACATGGCTCCGATGCACTGGGCCACCTTCGTGCTCTCCGCCGAGCCGGTCCTGGAGCCGCTCCAGCGGCTGCTCGCCGCTTGGGAGTACACGGGCCTGCCGCGTGAACGCCTGTGGGACCTCCCGGTCGGCGGCTCCCGGGTGCTGCCCGTGGCCTGA
- a CDS encoding DedA family protein, producing MAPVLGDVVGRLPPESTQQAVGYPSLFLLVALGALVPVIPTGAVVSSAAVVAFHQTAPFALVFVFVVSAVAAFLGDIALYWLGQRGIASKNGSRWPAALRERATPDRLAQAQRKLQEHKATVLVLSRLTPAGRIPVMLACLLARMPLGWFARGDAPACLAWAATYGLIGILGGSLFDEPWEGVVAAVALTLLLSGLPAVWRRLRRPRPGSPGGQHPA from the coding sequence ATGGCACCGGTGCTCGGCGACGTGGTGGGGCGGTTGCCGCCGGAGTCCACTCAGCAGGCCGTGGGCTATCCGTCGCTGTTTCTGCTGGTGGCGCTCGGGGCGCTGGTGCCGGTGATCCCGACGGGGGCGGTGGTGAGTTCGGCGGCGGTGGTGGCGTTCCATCAGACGGCGCCGTTCGCGCTGGTGTTCGTCTTCGTCGTGTCGGCAGTGGCGGCGTTCCTCGGGGACATCGCGCTGTACTGGCTCGGGCAGCGCGGGATCGCGTCGAAGAACGGGTCGCGGTGGCCGGCGGCGCTGCGGGAGCGTGCCACGCCGGACCGGCTGGCGCAGGCGCAGCGCAAGCTGCAGGAGCACAAGGCGACCGTGCTCGTACTGTCCCGGCTGACACCCGCAGGGCGCATCCCGGTGATGCTGGCCTGCCTGCTGGCGCGGATGCCGCTCGGGTGGTTCGCGCGGGGCGATGCGCCGGCGTGTCTGGCCTGGGCGGCGACCTATGGGCTGATCGGGATCCTCGGCGGGTCGCTGTTCGACGAGCCGTGGGAGGGCGTGGTCGCGGCGGTGGCGCTCACGCTGCTGCTGAGCGGTCTGCCCGCGGTGTGGCGCCGACTGCGGCGGCCGCGTCCCGGTTCACCGGGCGGGCAGCACCCGGCGTGA
- a CDS encoding MBL fold metallo-hydrolase — translation MPVEVTWWGHATCTVVDSGVRVLTDPLFVGRLAHLRRRRGELPPPEAAVAEAVLVSHLHSDHLHLPSLARLSPGTLLVVPLGAQRAVPGLRRLDGVRITEVGPGDEVAVGEVRVRAVPALHDGRRLPIGPRRSPALGYVIRGEARTYFAGDTGLFDEMAEAVGPVDVALLPVGGWGPFLGHGHLNPDRAARALAALAPRSAVPVHYGTYWPIGLDAVRPHEFHSPGDEFVRKAARLAPSVAVHRLGHGESVRPEVTR, via the coding sequence GTGCCGGTGGAGGTCACCTGGTGGGGTCATGCCACCTGTACGGTCGTGGACTCCGGCGTCCGGGTGCTGACCGACCCCCTGTTCGTGGGCAGGCTCGCCCATCTGCGCCGGCGGCGCGGCGAGCTGCCGCCGCCCGAGGCCGCGGTCGCCGAGGCGGTGCTCGTGTCGCATCTGCACTCCGACCATCTGCATCTGCCCTCGCTGGCCCGGCTCTCGCCCGGCACCCTGCTGGTCGTGCCGCTCGGGGCGCAGCGTGCGGTGCCGGGCCTGCGGAGGCTCGACGGGGTGCGGATCACGGAGGTCGGGCCGGGCGACGAGGTGGCCGTGGGAGAGGTGCGGGTGCGGGCCGTGCCGGCCCTGCACGACGGGCGGCGGCTGCCCATCGGGCCGCGGCGCTCGCCGGCGCTCGGCTATGTGATCCGGGGCGAGGCGCGGACGTACTTCGCGGGCGACACCGGGCTGTTCGACGAGATGGCGGAGGCGGTGGGTCCGGTGGACGTGGCGCTGCTGCCGGTCGGCGGCTGGGGCCCGTTCCTGGGGCACGGCCATCTGAACCCCGACCGCGCGGCGCGGGCCCTCGCGGCGCTGGCGCCCCGTTCGGCGGTGCCTGTGCACTACGGCACGTACTGGCCGATCGGGCTGGACGCGGTCAGGCCGCACGAGTTCCACTCGCCGGGGGACGAGTTCGTACGCAAGGCGGCGCGGCTGGCGCCGAGCGTGGCGGTGCACCGGCTCGGGCACGGCGAGAGCGTCCGTCCGGAGGTCACCCGGTGA
- a CDS encoding phage holin family protein codes for MGERRWRTAGGALLRVIVVWAVSTLTMLALAAVLPDFKLQSPGGDSITRAALTAAWGAGVFGLLSALVWPVLVRALLLVSALVLGLLVFFLNGSLLLIALWLVPDGSAAVAPETAVVVAAVMSAVASATSTALAVRDDNAYRRRLSRLADRRRRRRGERIGGSAPPGTVFLQLDGVGHAVLVRAVEDGLMPTVACWLDASHRLTRWRTDWSSQTGASQLGILHGSNHDVPGFRWYEKDTGRIMVSNRPASAAELQRRAVERTRDAGLLSLDGASRGNLFSGGADQLALVLSVAARRGRANRSRAGYFAYFSDPANSVRTAVSFVAEVARELGQSVRSRLRGDRPRTGRGGLYPFIRAFATVVERDVVVTAVMGDMLAGRTAVYADLVAYDEVAHHSGPHSRDAAKVLERIDRAVALIAKVAEHAPRSYRIVLLSDHGQSPGETFAGTYGLTLRDLVRAGCGLPVSRRAGRTRSGAEARDAARDALRSALHRPVGDEDAAERPAGGSDPVVLASGNLGLISFPELPGRLSREQIDRRHPALLHTLAGHPGIGFLLVRSERHGSVLLARDGAAGIVELPLAALDGTGPLAAFGPGAADAVRRTDSFPHVADIMVNSMYDPVSGRVHAFEEQIGSHGGLGGEQSYPFLLAPRELSDPVADGGELAGAEQVHEVLRRWLGEAPGDAHAPQVPLGAEHAPQAPPGAVHGSRTPPGAAEDPRPAAPAGEAFPASRRAGQDKNE; via the coding sequence GTGGGCGAACGGCGTTGGCGGACCGCTGGCGGCGCCCTGCTGCGCGTGATCGTCGTATGGGCGGTGTCCACGCTCACGATGCTCGCGCTCGCCGCGGTCCTCCCCGACTTCAAGCTCCAGTCCCCGGGCGGGGACAGCATCACCAGGGCGGCGCTCACGGCGGCCTGGGGCGCGGGCGTGTTCGGTCTGCTCAGCGCACTGGTGTGGCCCGTCCTCGTCCGTGCGCTCCTCCTCGTCTCGGCCCTGGTGCTGGGACTGCTGGTGTTCTTCCTGAACGGCTCGCTGCTGCTCATCGCCCTCTGGCTGGTCCCCGACGGGAGCGCCGCCGTGGCCCCGGAGACGGCCGTGGTCGTCGCGGCCGTCATGTCCGCCGTCGCCTCCGCCACCTCCACCGCGCTCGCCGTCCGCGACGACAACGCCTACCGGCGCCGCCTCTCCCGCCTCGCCGACCGGCGCCGCCGCCGGCGCGGCGAACGGATCGGGGGCAGCGCCCCGCCCGGCACGGTCTTCCTCCAGCTCGACGGCGTCGGGCACGCCGTGCTCGTACGGGCCGTCGAGGACGGGCTGATGCCGACCGTCGCGTGCTGGCTGGACGCGTCCCACCGGCTCACCCGCTGGCGCACCGACTGGTCCAGCCAGACCGGCGCGAGCCAGCTGGGCATCCTGCACGGCTCGAACCACGACGTCCCGGGCTTCCGCTGGTACGAGAAGGACACCGGCCGGATCATGGTCAGCAACCGCCCGGCCAGCGCCGCCGAGCTCCAGCGGCGGGCCGTCGAGCGCACCCGTGACGCCGGGCTGCTGAGCCTCGACGGTGCCAGCCGCGGCAACCTCTTCAGCGGCGGGGCCGACCAGCTCGCCCTCGTCCTCTCCGTGGCCGCCCGCCGCGGCCGCGCCAACCGCTCCCGGGCCGGCTACTTCGCCTACTTCTCCGACCCCGCCAACTCCGTGCGCACCGCCGTCTCCTTCGTCGCCGAAGTGGCCCGCGAGCTCGGCCAGTCCGTCCGCTCCCGGCTCAGGGGCGACCGGCCGCGCACCGGCCGCGGCGGCCTCTACCCGTTCATCCGCGCCTTCGCGACCGTCGTCGAACGGGATGTGGTGGTCACCGCCGTGATGGGGGACATGCTCGCCGGGCGCACCGCCGTCTACGCGGACCTCGTCGCGTACGACGAGGTCGCCCACCACTCCGGACCCCACAGCCGCGACGCGGCGAAGGTGCTGGAGCGTATCGACCGGGCCGTCGCGCTGATCGCCAAGGTCGCCGAGCACGCCCCGCGCAGCTACCGGATCGTGCTCCTCTCCGACCACGGACAGAGCCCCGGCGAGACCTTCGCGGGCACGTACGGGCTGACGCTGAGGGACCTCGTACGCGCCGGCTGCGGGCTTCCGGTGTCGCGCCGCGCCGGGCGCACCAGGAGCGGCGCGGAGGCCCGCGACGCCGCACGCGACGCGCTGCGCAGCGCGCTGCACCGGCCGGTCGGGGACGAGGACGCGGCGGAGCGCCCGGCCGGCGGCTCCGATCCGGTCGTCCTCGCCTCCGGCAACCTGGGGCTGATCTCCTTCCCCGAGCTGCCGGGGCGGCTCAGCCGGGAGCAGATCGACCGCCGTCACCCCGCCTTGCTGCACACGCTCGCCGGCCATCCCGGCATCGGCTTCCTGCTGGTCCGCAGCGAGCGGCACGGGTCGGTGCTGCTCGCCAGGGACGGGGCCGCGGGCATCGTGGAACTGCCCCTGGCCGCGCTCGACGGCACCGGGCCGCTGGCCGCCTTCGGACCCGGGGCGGCGGACGCCGTGCGGCGCACCGACTCCTTCCCGCACGTCGCGGACATCATGGTCAACTCGATGTACGACCCGGTGAGCGGCCGGGTGCACGCCTTCGAGGAGCAGATCGGCTCGCACGGCGGACTCGGCGGCGAGCAGTCGTACCCGTTCCTGCTGGCGCCGCGCGAGCTCTCCGATCCCGTCGCGGACGGCGGTGAGCTCGCGGGCGCCGAGCAGGTGCACGAGGTGCTGCGGCGCTGGCTCGGCGAGGCCCCGGGCGACGCACACGCACCTCAGGTGCCGCTCGGCGCCGAGCACGCTCCGCAGGCGCCGCCCGGCGCGGTGCACGGTTCCCGGACGCCGCCCGGCGCCGCGGAGGATCCGCGGCCGGCGGCCCCGGCGGGCGAAGCATTTCCCGCCTCCCGCCGGGCCGGGCAGGACAAAAACGAGTGA
- a CDS encoding amino acid permease: protein MTITVPPRDTINDTIATVPEGQSKHARRFGLPVATALVMGNIIGGGIFLLPASVAPFGTISLVAFAVLTVGAIALALVFGRLAERHPRTGGPYVYAREAFGDFAGFLAAWSYWITAWVSNAALAVAAVGYLDVLVPLHDSKPATIGAALLLQWLPALANLAGTRYVGAVQLVATVMKFVPLLLVAVGGLFFFDADDLGPFEASGTGTVGALSASAAILLFSYLGVESAAVSAGEVRDPQRNVGRATILGTAGAAVIYLLGTLAVFGLVSHDRLGESTAPFSDAVNAMFGGAWGGTAVACMALVSMVGALNGWTLLSAQTPYAAAKDGLFPAAFARKRRGVPTVGVLVTVVLASLLTVYNYTVGSEGVFEVLVLVTTFTATVPYLLSTAAQIHYLASGQAHRVNRARLVRDGVLAAVAAGFSLWLVAGSGYAAVYQGVLFLFAGVLVYAWMSARKANAA, encoded by the coding sequence ATGACCATCACAGTTCCCCCCAGGGACACGATCAACGACACGATCGCAACGGTTCCAGAGGGGCAGAGCAAACACGCGCGGCGGTTCGGGCTCCCCGTCGCCACCGCTCTGGTCATGGGCAACATCATCGGCGGCGGCATCTTCCTGCTGCCCGCGTCCGTCGCCCCCTTCGGCACGATCAGCCTCGTCGCCTTCGCGGTCCTGACCGTCGGCGCGATCGCGCTCGCCCTCGTCTTCGGCCGGCTCGCCGAGCGCCATCCGCGCACCGGCGGCCCGTACGTCTACGCCCGCGAGGCCTTCGGCGACTTCGCGGGCTTCCTCGCGGCCTGGTCGTACTGGATCACCGCCTGGGTGTCGAACGCCGCGCTGGCCGTCGCCGCCGTCGGCTACCTCGACGTCCTCGTCCCGCTCCACGACTCCAAGCCCGCGACCATCGGGGCGGCCCTGCTGCTCCAGTGGCTGCCCGCCCTCGCCAACCTCGCGGGCACGCGGTACGTGGGCGCCGTCCAGCTCGTCGCGACCGTCATGAAGTTCGTGCCGCTGCTGCTCGTCGCCGTCGGCGGGCTCTTCTTCTTCGACGCCGACGACCTCGGCCCGTTCGAGGCGAGCGGCACCGGCACCGTCGGCGCGCTCTCCGCGTCCGCCGCGATCCTGCTCTTCAGCTACCTCGGCGTGGAGTCCGCCGCGGTCAGCGCGGGCGAGGTGCGCGACCCGCAGCGCAACGTCGGACGCGCCACCATCCTCGGCACCGCCGGCGCCGCGGTGATCTATCTGCTGGGCACCCTCGCCGTCTTCGGGCTCGTCTCGCACGACCGGCTGGGCGAGTCCACCGCGCCGTTCTCCGACGCCGTCAACGCGATGTTCGGCGGGGCCTGGGGCGGTACGGCCGTGGCCTGCATGGCGCTCGTCTCGATGGTCGGCGCGCTCAACGGATGGACGCTGCTGAGCGCCCAGACGCCGTACGCCGCCGCCAAGGACGGCCTGTTCCCCGCGGCCTTCGCGCGCAAGCGGCGCGGCGTGCCGACCGTCGGCGTCCTCGTGACCGTCGTGCTCGCCTCGCTGCTGACCGTCTACAACTACACCGTCGGCTCGGAAGGCGTGTTCGAGGTCCTCGTCCTCGTCACCACCTTCACGGCGACGGTGCCCTACCTGCTGTCCACCGCCGCACAGATCCACTACCTGGCCTCCGGGCAGGCACACCGTGTCAACCGGGCCCGGCTCGTCCGCGACGGCGTGCTGGCGGCGGTCGCCGCCGGTTTCTCGCTGTGGCTGGTCGCGGGGTCGGGCTACGCGGCGGTCTACCAGGGCGTGCTGTTCCTGTTCGCCGGCGTGCTCGTGTACGCGTGGATGTCGGCGCGCAAGGCGAACGCGGCGTAA
- a CDS encoding 4a-hydroxytetrahydrobiopterin dehydratase translates to MPTEPLSQKEIEDRLRELPGWSQEGDRIARTYRLGTHFAATALVVHVAHIQDELDHHSDLTLGYHTVNLTVNTHDAGGAITDRDFELARRVESVAPSHGAS, encoded by the coding sequence ATGCCCACAGAGCCGCTGTCGCAGAAGGAGATCGAGGACCGGCTGCGCGAGCTGCCCGGCTGGTCCCAGGAGGGCGACCGGATCGCCCGCACGTACCGACTCGGCACCCACTTCGCCGCGACCGCGCTCGTCGTCCATGTGGCGCACATCCAGGACGAGCTCGACCACCACTCCGACCTCACCCTCGGCTACCACACGGTCAACCTCACCGTGAACACCCACGACGCCGGCGGTGCCATCACCGACCGCGACTTCGAGCTCGCGCGCCGCGTGGAATCCGTCGCCCCGAGCCACGGCGCGAGCTGA
- a CDS encoding class I SAM-dependent methyltransferase produces MLDYDLEAALYDASRGGVPRAAAAAVAVLSLVPAEARALLDIGCGTGLVTERLARPGLRVLGADTAPGMTRIAAARVGAVVLADVRRLPLPDACVDAVSAVWLLHLVRDARAIVAEAARVLRPGGVFVTTVDKDAGHDVGSDIDAVLAPYRSTEAYDRAERIEAFGAVHGLSPAGETHFTGHGQGRSPRRAAQALLRGDYARRLTARGAVAEKLAAELRGLPDPDDPRPEPRYRLLALRRSPGHG; encoded by the coding sequence CTGCTCGACTACGACCTGGAGGCCGCGCTCTACGACGCCTCGCGCGGCGGCGTGCCCCGTGCGGCCGCGGCCGCCGTGGCCGTGCTCTCGCTGGTCCCGGCCGAGGCCCGCGCGCTCCTCGACATCGGCTGCGGCACCGGCCTCGTCACCGAGCGGCTCGCCCGGCCCGGACTGCGCGTGCTCGGCGCCGACACGGCGCCGGGCATGACCCGTATCGCCGCCGCCCGGGTCGGCGCCGTGGTCCTCGCCGACGTCCGGCGGCTGCCGCTGCCCGACGCCTGCGTGGACGCGGTCAGCGCGGTGTGGCTGCTGCATCTCGTACGGGACGCCCGCGCCATCGTCGCCGAGGCGGCGCGGGTGCTGCGTCCCGGCGGGGTGTTCGTCACCACCGTCGACAAGGACGCCGGGCACGACGTGGGCAGCGACATCGACGCCGTCCTCGCGCCCTACCGCTCGACGGAGGCGTACGACCGCGCGGAGCGCATCGAGGCGTTCGGCGCGGTGCACGGCCTCTCCCCGGCCGGGGAGACGCACTTCACCGGCCACGGCCAGGGCCGCTCGCCGCGCCGCGCCGCGCAGGCGCTGCTGCGCGGCGACTACGCGCGCCGCCTGACGGCCCGCGGCGCGGTCGCCGAGAAGCTCGCCGCGGAGCTGCGCGGCCTGCCGGACCCGGACGACCCCCGCCCCGAGCCGCGCTACCGGCTGCTCGCACTGCGCAGATCCCCAGGGCACGGGTGA